A window from Flavobacterium gyeonganense encodes these proteins:
- a CDS encoding DUF4136 domain-containing protein encodes MKTFKLVPILLLLILSSCSSITVYSDYDKNVDFTPYKTYAFFKPGIDKVEISDLDKRRILHAIDTEMQSKGFTKSEKPDLLVNIFTKSREQVDVNQFNAGWGYGWGWGWNPWMMYGGNQTTVSTSTEGTLYIDLIDAKKKEMIWQGEGIGVLTRNIDKKDERIAEFVNKILAQYPPQVKK; translated from the coding sequence ATGAAAACATTCAAATTAGTTCCGATTTTGCTGTTATTGATCCTTAGTTCATGCAGCAGTATTACTGTTTATTCTGATTACGATAAAAATGTCGATTTTACGCCTTACAAAACCTATGCCTTCTTCAAACCCGGAATTGATAAAGTCGAGATTTCTGATTTGGATAAAAGACGTATCCTTCATGCAATTGATACAGAAATGCAGTCTAAAGGTTTCACAAAAAGTGAAAAACCTGATTTGCTGGTGAACATTTTTACAAAATCAAGAGAGCAGGTTGATGTAAACCAATTTAACGCCGGATGGGGTTATGGCTGGGGATGGGGATGGAATCCATGGATGATGTATGGAGGAAATCAAACTACCGTATCAACTTCTACAGAGGGTACTTTATACATCGATCTGATTGATGCCAAAAAGAAAGAAATGATCTGGCAGGGAGAAGGAATTGGGGTTTTAACCCGAAACATCGATAAAAAAGATGAAAGAATTGCTGAATTTGTAAATAAAATTTTAGCGCAGTATCCTCCTCAGGTAAAAAAATAA
- a CDS encoding STAS/SEC14 domain-containing protein gives MIEKIKELPENMIGFKTAGHVVKGDVDFVKSEVRLLIDEAQKLNYLLFFDNSPTDFALGAWLHESLLSFKNITKWTRAAIVTDCQRMINFTKVFNTIMPGEFKGFKKEDYMLAVDWTSEKIDLD, from the coding sequence ATGATTGAAAAAATTAAGGAATTACCAGAAAATATGATTGGTTTTAAAACAGCTGGTCACGTAGTGAAAGGCGATGTTGATTTTGTGAAATCAGAAGTACGTCTTTTAATCGATGAAGCACAAAAACTAAACTATTTATTATTTTTTGACAACTCTCCAACTGATTTTGCTTTGGGCGCCTGGCTTCATGAATCTTTGCTAAGCTTTAAAAACATTACAAAATGGACAAGAGCTGCTATTGTAACGGACTGTCAGAGAATGATTAATTTCACTAAAGTTTTCAATACAATTATGCCGGGAGAATTCAAAGGATTTAAAAAAGAAGATTATATGCTGGCCGTGGACTGGACATCAGAAAAAATTGACTTGGATTAA
- a CDS encoding DKNYY domain-containing protein, protein MKVLLIILAIAVFVFLGVRYFLFRIGDPVNSKVSDSYFYHYRKKLIVHSPMGNWFELGYFESDADVKSFQPINRDFGKDKKNVFWKGRKQAVDYATFQVDASGIIKDKNHVYTMNGKEYNFLGIIEGADTKSYQLLDSSLPDYKRISWFRDANAVFYRGKKTEGDPVTFKPLNDAIAIDANYIYSIIHQRGDGLYAFEVDEVIRKHKRVEGEIKVVNESYVQIGNAVVSAFTKDEFTLHTFETIKSTKVIDYYTIAVNDTLIYKGIAYPEIDIQSFEPLDYGYCKDRKNVYYSGKKITGAVISAFEILSPDYAKDSKNVFYKNSIVEKADPKTFKRTSENDIWDDGTNKFRNGKILDRKLK, encoded by the coding sequence ATGAAAGTTTTGTTGATCATTTTAGCAATAGCTGTGTTCGTCTTTTTAGGTGTAAGATATTTTTTATTCCGGATAGGAGATCCTGTAAATAGTAAAGTTTCCGATTCGTATTTTTATCATTACAGAAAAAAATTAATTGTGCATTCTCCAATGGGCAATTGGTTTGAATTGGGATATTTTGAATCGGATGCTGATGTTAAATCTTTTCAGCCCATAAACAGGGATTTTGGAAAAGATAAAAAGAATGTTTTCTGGAAAGGAAGAAAGCAAGCTGTTGATTATGCAACTTTTCAGGTGGATGCTTCCGGAATTATTAAGGATAAAAACCATGTTTATACTATGAACGGAAAAGAATATAATTTTTTAGGAATTATAGAAGGAGCAGATACTAAAAGTTATCAGCTGCTGGATTCCTCACTTCCGGATTATAAGCGTATTAGTTGGTTCAGGGATGCTAATGCAGTCTTTTACAGAGGTAAAAAAACAGAAGGAGATCCGGTAACTTTTAAACCTTTGAACGATGCAATTGCTATAGACGCAAATTATATTTATTCGATTATTCATCAAAGAGGAGATGGTTTGTATGCTTTTGAAGTTGATGAAGTAATCCGGAAACATAAAAGAGTTGAAGGTGAAATCAAGGTTGTTAACGAATCATACGTCCAAATCGGAAATGCTGTAGTTTCTGCTTTTACGAAAGATGAATTTACGCTGCATACTTTCGAAACTATTAAAAGTACCAAAGTAATTGATTATTATACGATAGCGGTTAACGACACCTTAATTTACAAAGGAATAGCATACCCTGAAATTGATATTCAATCTTTTGAACCATTAGATTATGGCTACTGCAAAGACAGGAAAAATGTGTATTATTCAGGCAAAAAAATAACCGGTGCTGTTATTTCAGCTTTTGAAATCCTCTCGCCGGATTATGCCAAGGACAGTAAAAATGTATTTTACAAAAATAGTATTGTTGAAAAAGCAGATCCAAAAACATTTAAAAGGACTTCTGAAAATGATATTTGGGACGACGGAACAAATAAATTTAGAAATGGAAAAATTCTTGATAGAAAATTGAAATAA
- a CDS encoding LLM class flavin-dependent oxidoreductase: MKNPISLSILELAIINNNSNAAETLNKTKEIAQLTDRLGYKRFWLAEHHNMAHVASTATVVLIGYVASQTQNIRVGSGGIMLPNHSPLIVAEQFGTLETLYPGRIDLGLGRAPGTDQPTAEAIRKDFFEQAQRFPQNVSKLQEYFSEENATAKVRAFPAEGTKVPIWILGSSMESASLAASYGFPYAFAGHFAPRQMLQAFEFYRDNFQPSKFLDKPKTMACVNIIAADTDEEAEKLSTSLYQMFLNLIRNDRKGLQPPVDSLDDIMSQEERFHVNQMTACSFVGSKKQLAIDLKKFIDYSRIDELMITSPIFDHQAKLKSLQLTKEVLDELNANR; the protein is encoded by the coding sequence ATGAAAAATCCAATTTCACTCTCCATATTAGAACTTGCTATTATCAATAATAACAGTAATGCTGCCGAAACATTAAATAAAACAAAAGAAATTGCCCAGTTAACAGATCGTTTAGGTTATAAAAGGTTTTGGCTTGCTGAACACCACAATATGGCACATGTCGCCAGTACGGCAACAGTTGTCTTAATTGGTTATGTTGCCAGTCAGACACAAAATATCCGTGTAGGATCGGGCGGAATTATGCTGCCGAATCATTCGCCATTAATAGTTGCAGAGCAATTTGGAACACTGGAAACTTTATATCCCGGCAGAATCGATTTAGGCTTGGGAAGAGCTCCCGGAACCGATCAGCCAACTGCTGAAGCCATTCGAAAAGATTTCTTTGAACAGGCACAGCGGTTTCCGCAAAACGTATCAAAATTACAGGAATATTTTTCTGAAGAAAATGCTACTGCAAAAGTACGTGCCTTCCCTGCTGAAGGAACTAAAGTACCAATCTGGATTTTAGGATCGAGTATGGAAAGTGCTTCTTTGGCGGCTTCGTACGGTTTTCCATATGCTTTTGCAGGACATTTTGCGCCGCGCCAAATGTTACAGGCTTTTGAATTTTATCGCGACAATTTCCAGCCTTCAAAATTTCTGGATAAACCCAAAACCATGGCCTGCGTTAATATTATTGCTGCCGATACAGATGAAGAAGCCGAAAAATTATCGACAAGTTTGTACCAGATGTTTCTGAATTTAATTCGGAATGACCGAAAAGGACTTCAGCCGCCTGTGGATTCTTTGGATGATATTATGAGCCAAGAAGAACGTTTTCATGTCAATCAGATGACGGCCTGTTCTTTCGTGGGAAGTAAAAAGCAATTGGCAATAGATTTGAAAAAATTCATCGATTATTCCCGAATTGACGAGCTGATGATTACAAGTCCAATTTTTGATCATCAGGCGAAATTGAAAAGTCTGCAACTAACTAAAGAAGTACTTGATGAATTAAATGCTAACAGATAA
- a CDS encoding sigma-54-dependent transcriptional regulator has product MTHKILIIDDEEKLRSLLVRIVKSEGFEVFEAKDLKSGFKKLEQTDIDVVLCDVKLPDGNGVDFVQNIKGSFPLTEVILLTAFGNIPDGVQTMKNGAFDYIVKGDDNDKIIPLLYKAVDKVQLQKKVQQLEKRINDKYSFNTIIGKSKGIEQVIDLAQKVAKTDSTVLLTGETGTGKEVFAQAIHENSNRVGKSFVALNCSTFSKEILESELFGHKQGAFTGALKDKKGFIEEANGGTLFLDEIGEMPIDLQAKLLRVLETSEYIPVGDTTSKKSNFRLIAATNRDLKEESDAHRFRSDLYFRLNIFEIKLPSLRERVKDIPVLVNFFVKQFSEKTNKKTLSVSDDFVQKLENYSWPGNIRELKNIIERSVILSNGETLTSDVLPYEMQHQQEKNNKSMSAFSMQSVEKLHIQKVLNYTKGNKAETARLLEIGIATLYRKLEEYGIEKN; this is encoded by the coding sequence ATGACACATAAAATTTTAATTATAGACGACGAAGAAAAACTGAGAAGTCTTTTGGTACGCATTGTAAAATCGGAAGGATTTGAAGTTTTTGAAGCCAAAGATTTAAAATCAGGTTTTAAAAAATTAGAACAAACCGATATTGATGTGGTTTTGTGTGACGTAAAATTACCCGACGGAAATGGAGTTGATTTTGTTCAAAATATCAAAGGAAGCTTTCCGCTGACAGAAGTTATCCTTTTAACTGCTTTCGGAAATATTCCAGATGGCGTTCAGACGATGAAAAACGGTGCTTTTGATTATATCGTAAAAGGTGACGACAACGATAAAATTATTCCCCTTTTATACAAAGCCGTTGATAAAGTGCAATTGCAGAAAAAAGTGCAGCAACTCGAAAAACGCATTAACGATAAATATTCTTTTAATACGATTATAGGAAAATCGAAAGGAATTGAACAAGTAATTGATCTCGCTCAAAAAGTAGCCAAAACCGATTCGACTGTTTTATTAACGGGAGAAACGGGAACGGGGAAAGAGGTTTTTGCACAGGCCATTCATGAAAACAGCAATCGCGTTGGTAAATCCTTTGTTGCTTTAAACTGCAGTACTTTCAGCAAAGAAATTCTGGAAAGCGAACTTTTCGGTCACAAACAAGGTGCTTTTACCGGAGCCTTAAAAGATAAAAAAGGTTTTATTGAAGAAGCAAACGGAGGTACTCTTTTTTTAGACGAAATTGGAGAAATGCCAATTGATCTTCAAGCCAAATTATTGCGTGTTCTGGAAACCAGCGAATATATCCCCGTTGGCGATACAACTTCAAAAAAATCAAATTTCAGGTTAATTGCAGCTACAAACCGAGATTTAAAAGAAGAAAGCGATGCACATCGTTTTCGTTCTGATTTGTATTTCCGTTTGAATATTTTCGAAATTAAACTTCCTTCTCTTCGAGAAAGAGTAAAAGACATTCCTGTTTTGGTTAATTTTTTTGTCAAACAATTTTCTGAAAAAACGAATAAAAAGACATTATCAGTTTCTGATGATTTTGTTCAGAAATTAGAAAATTATTCGTGGCCGGGAAATATCCGTGAACTCAAAAATATTATCGAAAGATCGGTTATTTTGAGTAACGGCGAAACACTGACTTCTGATGTTCTACCGTATGAAATGCAGCATCAACAAGAAAAAAACAACAAATCAATGTCGGCTTTCTCCATGCAGAGTGTTGAGAAACTGCATATTCAGAAAGTTTTGAATTATACTAAAGGAAATAAAGCGGAAACGGCTAGACTTCTTGAAATTGGAATTGCGACTTTGTACCGAAAATTAGAAGAATATGGGATAGAAAAAAATTAA
- a CDS encoding pyridoxamine 5'-phosphate oxidase family protein: MHKDLDNKEAVEKIISLVKEIKTGIFVTELTKTPLQSRPMSIQDIDDQGNLWFISSANSNKNFEILKDNQVQLFFANNASSQYISIYGAASIYKDQAIIDELWTPVAKAWFEEGKNDPNVTVIKVTPSDAYYWDTKDGKVISLLKMAGSALFGNTTDIGVEGKLKL; the protein is encoded by the coding sequence ATGCATAAAGATTTAGATAATAAAGAAGCAGTAGAAAAAATAATTTCATTAGTAAAAGAAATTAAAACAGGGATTTTTGTAACTGAATTAACAAAAACACCTCTACAATCACGACCTATGAGTATTCAGGATATAGATGATCAGGGTAATTTGTGGTTCATTAGTTCTGCAAACAGTAATAAGAATTTTGAAATTTTAAAAGACAATCAGGTTCAATTGTTTTTTGCTAACAATGCAAGCTCACAATACATTTCAATATACGGTGCAGCGTCGATATACAAAGATCAGGCTATAATTGACGAATTATGGACGCCAGTTGCCAAAGCCTGGTTTGAAGAAGGCAAAAATGACCCAAACGTTACAGTTATAAAAGTGACTCCATCGGATGCTTATTACTGGGACACAAAAGACGGAAAAGTTATTTCATTGCTTAAAATGGCAGGATCAGCATTATTTGGAAACACCACAGATATAGGTGTTGAAGGAAAATTAAAGCTATAA
- a CDS encoding group III truncated hemoglobin, which produces MALQDISNIEEIKLLVNTFYEKVQNDDLIGPVFNEKMIGRWPEHLEKMYRFWQTLLLEEHTYSGSPFPPHKHLPVNQSHFDRWMKIFTETIDSLFAGKLAEEAKVRAANMAYMFNYKIEYFRNQANQ; this is translated from the coding sequence ATGGCACTTCAGGATATTTCAAACATAGAAGAGATTAAACTTTTAGTAAATACATTTTATGAAAAAGTACAGAACGATGATTTAATAGGACCTGTTTTTAATGAAAAAATGATAGGAAGATGGCCTGAGCATCTGGAGAAAATGTATCGCTTCTGGCAGACTTTACTTTTAGAAGAACATACGTATTCCGGAAGCCCTTTTCCGCCACACAAACATTTACCTGTAAACCAATCGCATTTTGATCGCTGGATGAAAATTTTCACTGAAACAATTGATTCTTTATTTGCTGGAAAATTAGCAGAAGAAGCCAAAGTCCGTGCGGCAAACATGGCTTATATGTTCAATTATAAAATTGAATATTTCAGAAATCAGGCAAATCAATAA
- the ilvA gene encoding threonine ammonia-lyase IlvA, with amino-acid sequence MNLFNEVLNAKKQLENVVASTPLMQNLNLSDEFKTSILLKREDLQIVRSYKIRGAYNKISSLTDAEKQIGVICASAGNHAQGVAYSCNLLQIKGKIYMPKTTPKQKVKQVQLFGKSFVEIVLTGDTFDDAYASATADAIKNHKIFIHPFDDEKVIAGQGTVGLEILETYKEPIDYVFVPIGGGGLASGLSEVFKHLSPNTKIIGVEPKGAPSMKTSIEENKNTALKTIDKFVDGAAVKQVGDKTFEICRYNLEDIILVPEGKVCTTILRLYNEEAMVVEPAGALTIAALDFYKDKIKGKTVVCVVSGSNNDIERTAEIKERSLLYEGLMHYFMIQFPQRPGALKEFVNNILGPDDDITYFQFAKKTSREMGSVVVGLELKNKKDILNIKLNMTKNGFEFQYLNDNPNLFTQLIG; translated from the coding sequence ATGAATTTATTCAACGAGGTACTCAATGCAAAAAAACAACTTGAAAATGTTGTAGCTTCTACTCCACTTATGCAGAATCTTAATCTTTCTGATGAATTTAAGACATCTATTTTATTAAAAAGAGAAGATTTACAAATTGTCCGATCTTATAAGATTAGAGGGGCTTACAACAAAATTTCTTCTTTGACTGATGCTGAAAAACAAATTGGAGTGATTTGCGCCAGTGCCGGAAATCATGCCCAGGGTGTTGCTTATTCATGCAATTTGCTCCAGATAAAAGGTAAAATTTATATGCCAAAAACCACTCCGAAACAAAAAGTTAAACAAGTACAATTGTTCGGTAAATCATTTGTTGAAATTGTTTTGACAGGAGATACTTTTGACGATGCTTATGCCTCGGCGACTGCAGACGCCATCAAAAATCATAAAATATTCATTCATCCGTTTGATGATGAAAAAGTAATTGCAGGTCAGGGAACGGTGGGTTTAGAAATTTTGGAAACTTATAAAGAACCAATCGATTATGTTTTTGTTCCAATTGGCGGCGGCGGACTGGCTTCCGGTTTATCTGAGGTTTTTAAACATCTAAGTCCGAATACCAAAATAATTGGTGTTGAGCCCAAAGGTGCTCCTTCAATGAAAACTTCGATTGAAGAAAATAAAAACACAGCCTTAAAAACAATCGATAAATTTGTAGATGGCGCCGCTGTAAAACAAGTGGGAGACAAAACTTTTGAAATCTGTCGTTATAATCTTGAAGATATTATTCTGGTTCCCGAAGGAAAAGTCTGTACCACTATTTTACGATTGTACAATGAAGAAGCTATGGTAGTTGAGCCGGCAGGTGCTTTGACAATTGCTGCTTTAGATTTTTACAAAGACAAAATTAAAGGAAAAACAGTTGTTTGCGTGGTGAGCGGAAGCAATAATGATATTGAAAGAACAGCCGAAATAAAAGAACGTTCTTTGCTTTATGAAGGACTGATGCATTATTTTATGATTCAGTTTCCGCAGCGTCCCGGTGCTTTAAAAGAATTTGTCAATAACATTTTAGGTCCTGATGATGATATTACTTATTTTCAGTTTGCTAAGAAAACAAGTCGTGAAATGGGTTCTGTTGTTGTTGGTTTAGAATTGAAAAATAAAAAAGACATTCTGAATATTAAACTGAATATGACCAAAAACGGATTTGAATTTCAATATCTGAATGATAATCCCAATTTGTTTACCCAGTTAATCGGATAA
- a CDS encoding DUF4230 domain-containing protein, with product MLKRIVVGSGIVLAIILAFRYCEFKKNDDNGIEYNTNLIQQQILNVGKLVVTEGHFSEVITYKNQQKYFMNMISFEKKALVVVNANVTVAYDLHKMKYDIDEKNKTITILNIPKEEITINPDIQFYDVEQSKLNPFTGDDYNKINKSVKANLAKKIDKSTLKTNAQNRLISELSKILIMTNSMGWKLQYNGKTIESESELNQDLKL from the coding sequence ATGCTTAAGAGAATAGTAGTTGGTTCCGGAATTGTACTTGCCATTATTTTGGCTTTCAGATATTGTGAGTTCAAAAAAAATGATGATAACGGAATTGAGTATAACACAAATCTGATTCAGCAGCAAATCTTAAATGTTGGAAAACTAGTTGTTACTGAGGGGCATTTTTCTGAAGTTATCACCTATAAAAACCAACAGAAATATTTCATGAATATGATTTCGTTTGAGAAGAAAGCACTTGTTGTCGTAAACGCAAATGTTACAGTTGCCTACGATTTACATAAAATGAAATATGATATTGATGAAAAGAATAAAACGATTACCATTCTTAATATTCCGAAAGAAGAAATTACCATCAATCCCGATATTCAGTTTTATGATGTAGAGCAAAGCAAACTGAATCCTTTTACTGGAGATGATTACAATAAAATCAACAAGTCAGTGAAGGCGAATCTGGCTAAGAAAATCGATAAATCAACACTTAAAACAAACGCACAAAACCGATTAATAAGTGAATTGTCTAAGATTTTAATTATGACGAATTCTATGGGTTGGAAACTTCAGTATAATGGGAAAACGATTGAATCTGAGAGTGAGCTTAATCAGGATTTGAAGTTGTAG
- a CDS encoding aromatic amino acid hydroxylase — protein MNPNIETNPLLERLPKHLKQFIKPQDYSDYTPINQAVWRYVMRKNVNYLSKVAHHSYLDGLKKTGIEIDAIPSMYGMNRILTEIGWAAVAVDGFIPPNAFMEFQAYNVLVIASDIRQLEHIEYTPAPDIIHEGAGHAPIIANPEYAEYLRRFGEIGCKAISSHKDYQMYEAIRLLSILKEAEDTSQEKIEEAEKAVADLQNNMGELSEMAQIRNLHWWTVEYGLIGTVENPKIYGAGLLSSIGESAHCMTDNVKKIPYDISAANQNFDITQLQPQLYVTPTFSHLSLILEEFANKMALRTGGLSGIQKLIQSNALGTIELSTGLQISGVFTNVIEEEGKPVYIQTTGKTALSYREKELVGHGTLTHPHGFGSPIGKLKGFNLAIEDMSPKDLQAYSIVESETVKLEFEGNIVVEGEIITGSRNLHGEIILISFKNCTVTHGETILFQPEWGNYDMAIGKKVVSAFSGPADVNSFDLVNIVPASKTIKAKHTDERDDLEALYSTVRNIRDNKDSKSELQSVFEKLKNYHPNDWLLAVEITELLKDSDEKQLLQEVLDYLEQLKEKRPEVAHLILGGLDLIFHKEAV, from the coding sequence ATGAATCCAAATATTGAAACAAATCCGTTATTAGAAAGATTGCCTAAACATTTAAAGCAATTCATCAAACCTCAGGATTATAGCGATTATACGCCCATTAATCAGGCGGTTTGGCGTTACGTGATGCGTAAAAATGTAAATTATTTATCAAAAGTAGCCCATCATTCTTATCTGGATGGTTTGAAAAAAACCGGAATCGAAATTGACGCTATTCCGAGCATGTACGGCATGAACCGAATCCTGACCGAGATTGGATGGGCTGCCGTTGCCGTTGACGGGTTTATTCCGCCCAATGCCTTTATGGAATTTCAGGCGTATAATGTTTTGGTTATTGCTTCGGATATCAGACAATTAGAGCATATTGAATATACTCCTGCACCGGATATCATTCACGAAGGTGCCGGTCACGCCCCTATTATTGCAAATCCTGAATATGCTGAATATTTAAGACGTTTTGGCGAAATTGGATGTAAAGCAATCTCATCCCATAAAGATTATCAGATGTATGAAGCGATCCGACTGCTTTCGATTTTAAAAGAAGCCGAAGATACATCACAGGAAAAAATCGAGGAAGCCGAAAAAGCTGTTGCCGATCTGCAAAACAACATGGGCGAATTATCTGAAATGGCTCAAATTAGAAATTTACACTGGTGGACAGTAGAATATGGCTTAATCGGAACTGTGGAAAACCCTAAAATTTATGGTGCAGGACTGCTTTCCTCAATTGGTGAAAGTGCTCACTGTATGACCGATAATGTGAAAAAAATCCCTTATGACATTTCTGCTGCAAATCAGAATTTTGATATCACACAATTACAGCCTCAGTTGTATGTAACACCTACATTTTCGCACCTGAGTCTGATTTTAGAAGAATTTGCTAATAAAATGGCTTTACGAACAGGAGGACTCTCAGGTATTCAAAAACTGATTCAATCGAATGCTTTGGGAACGATTGAGCTGAGTACTGGTTTGCAAATTTCAGGTGTTTTTACTAATGTTATTGAAGAAGAAGGAAAACCGGTTTACATTCAGACAACCGGAAAAACCGCCTTATCATACCGTGAGAAAGAATTAGTAGGTCACGGAACTTTGACACACCCACACGGATTTGGAAGCCCGATTGGAAAATTGAAAGGCTTTAATCTGGCAATTGAAGATATGAGTCCGAAAGATTTACAGGCGTACAGCATCGTAGAAAGCGAAACCGTAAAATTGGAATTTGAAGGTAATATTGTTGTAGAAGGAGAAATTATTACAGGTTCAAGAAATCTGCATGGAGAAATTATCCTGATCAGTTTTAAAAATTGTACCGTAACACACGGCGAAACGATTTTGTTCCAGCCTGAATGGGGTAATTATGATATGGCTATTGGTAAAAAAGTAGTTTCGGCCTTTTCAGGTCCGGCCGATGTAAATAGCTTCGATCTGGTTAATATTGTTCCGGCTTCTAAAACCATTAAAGCAAAACATACAGATGAACGTGATGATCTGGAAGCCTTATATTCCACTGTTCGAAACATTCGCGATAATAAAGATTCTAAATCTGAACTACAATCGGTTTTTGAAAAATTAAAAAATTATCATCCAAACGACTGGCTGCTTGCTGTTGAAATTACAGAACTTTTGAAAGATTCTGACGAAAAACAGCTTTTACAGGAAGTTCTGGATTATTTGGAGCAATTAAAAGAAAAACGTCCTGAAGTTGCACATTTAATTTTGGGTGGACTGGACTTGATTTTCCATAAGGAAGCGGTTTAA
- a CDS encoding GIY-YIG nuclease family protein: MGVTNNLKIRLEQHKDNLETGNKTFASKYSLEFLVYYEKFVWIQEAISREKELKKWRREKKIELIKDFNPKLEFLNYHFDSI, encoded by the coding sequence ATAGGAGTTACCAATAATTTGAAAATAAGATTGGAACAGCATAAAGACAATTTAGAAACTGGTAATAAAACTTTTGCCTCAAAATACAGTTTAGAATTTCTGGTTTATTATGAAAAATTTGTTTGGATTCAGGAAGCAATTTCCAGAGAAAAAGAATTAAAAAAATGGAGAAGAGAAAAGAAGATTGAATTAATAAAAGATTTTAATCCAAAATTAGAATTTTTAAATTATCATTTTGATTCAATTTAA